In Arthrobacter citreus, a single genomic region encodes these proteins:
- a CDS encoding MarR family transcriptional regulator — MSKEVKQLNQLWTDIYYVLRYKHKENITHQGVRILQMIDKEVEVGIKEIAEGIQVSHNTASEHVKRLLEKEYIYKTRGENDQRKVILKLSDLGKEVLLQNSSLNEEKLQQLLFEQMTEQERESILNAFNLLKERAQNVRDN, encoded by the coding sequence ATGAGTAAAGAAGTTAAACAATTGAATCAACTTTGGACTGATATTTACTATGTACTACGATATAAGCATAAAGAAAATATTACTCACCAAGGAGTTAGGATTTTACAAATGATTGATAAAGAAGTCGAGGTTGGCATAAAGGAGATTGCTGAAGGTATTCAAGTGTCACATAATACAGCTTCAGAGCATGTAAAGCGATTATTAGAAAAAGAGTATATATACAAAACTCGTGGTGAAAATGATCAACGAAAGGTCATATTGAAACTTTCTGATTTAGGAAAAGAAGTCTTACTTCAAAATTCAAGTTTAAATGAAGAGAAACTTCAACAACTTTTATTTGAACAGATGACTGAACAGGAAAGAGAAAGTATACTAAATGCTTTTAATCTATTGAAAGAGAGAGCTCAAAATGTACGCGATAATTAA
- a CDS encoding DUF3147 family protein: MYAIIKIFTSAIVIGVITEVARRFPTQGGLIAALPIVSLLSLIWLNVQGEQVQTLSKFAYGVVLGIPGTVIMLLIIGVALQHSMHLISSIGLGIVGWAFYIFAQDLVVKHLF; this comes from the coding sequence ATGTACGCGATAATTAAAATATTTACTTCAGCCATTGTCATTGGAGTTATTACCGAAGTAGCACGTCGATTCCCTACACAAGGTGGATTGATTGCGGCCTTACCGATCGTTAGTCTATTAAGCCTTATTTGGCTAAATGTTCAAGGTGAACAAGTGCAAACGTTAAGCAAATTCGCTTATGGAGTTGTATTAGGGATTCCAGGTACAGTCATTATGCTGTTAATAATTGGAGTTGCACTTCAACATTCAATGCATTTAATTAGTTCAATCGGACTTGGTATTGTTGGATGGGCTTTTTATATTTTTGCTCAAGATTTAGTAGTAAAGCATTTGTTTTAA
- a CDS encoding S8 family serine peptidase gives MRKRIKKRITPLTLSMGLICSTFAPISAVSNVHAQTTSSIEQVLSKLTSAQRQALKQLQTSDQTGLQISSDVNLESDKPISVIVEFKTKPSKIATLESQLQGESLTSSSANQLVEESHENFQKDASKILKQKQYKIKRTYKTAFNGVSMTLPANQVKSLLKSNTVKAVWSDSEVHIDPPVEMKANATNVSNDSLNMPSSMPFLGIDKLHQEGFTGKGVKVGIIDTGIDYNHPDLKDAYKGGYDFVDNDSDPMETTYDDWVKAGKPAANGGNAYYTEHGTHVSGTIAARGENNSPNALVGVAPDADLYMYRALGPYGSGTLDAILAGIDKAVQDGMDVINLSLGTNYNDPLFVTSVAINNAVLQGVTAVVAAGNAGPNSYTVGSPGAAALALTVGASDVRTTVLQPKGTLHTSTGDLPASQMEINAENFDNPIADFKGQTLQIVDVDKGLEANYAGKNVAGKIVMTDIYYANVSTKIATAKKYGAKAVILYDPDQTSASIGSLGKNPNYLPTFFIPKQEGNAINNQLKQNGEASFTFDDVKEVVSSDGDHLASFSSKGPTKVTYDIKPEITAPGVQILSTVPSYVNGPNYIGNYNYAYQQLSGTSMATPHVSGIAALLLQKNPNYTPADIKTILMNTADPLKDPYSVYEVGSGRVDPYEAIHSDVEVQVSDETPMIRNGKEKQIKEKTGAISFGTMAPSGQNVGDKRTLTIYNNSKQAKTFNVKVEFQKDRLGSNDADANGVGIVTDKTIKVNAASKKQSVVSIFIPKSASLGTYEGYITYTNQSNPDEVYQVPFAVRTVEKGIYGMVVSPNVFTTETDSFHLAQVNNASLMFEFKSHMRYVDLVLEDVKTNKEIGYVGQIDGIPLMDNVTYYLQRAFDGSYYPIAGDEKNPIADEKVMAPQGAYKIKLIATEDDGTTYVTESPVYIDNEKPTVKLDKPDGVYEYEPGQQTVQLKGSVIDGEYADMFANGINLTQSSNRLMYGYNGGIYKPMPVSEDGSFSFDVPMIESNPLLMVQMYGLDAATNKDFRSVKQFFFTKKGTPYAISKPEKQDVKMGETFKYTLSLNNVKDLHKAEFAFKYLMTYFDLIDVKPNPEASKYGVVNINQEFTVTGSQRNMKITATLPEQAKVSGNIPLVDITLKVRDDKFIKEPTALVSTNTNYTDTANNVVQVKSADFYVSMIPTYSETFGDVLAEGLMRNGAAYFGIDHTTVGGTIKAVDVNGIAYNGVISKQPSFTLSKLPIMNKPLTFVMDIPGHFTVRKPFIISDNDNGSLIGQRMKLNYNPAIAGDVNKDDAIDVLDALYIQTYWGTSKREADINFDGKVDATDMGFVKKNYLMQNPTATNTPKPKKTYKGQTLESVLESLNIQ, from the coding sequence ATGAGAAAAAGGATAAAAAAACGTATCACTCCACTGACGCTAAGTATGGGGCTAATTTGCAGTACATTTGCACCAATATCTGCTGTTTCAAATGTACATGCTCAAACAACATCATCAATTGAGCAAGTACTATCAAAGCTTACTTCAGCTCAGAGACAAGCTTTAAAGCAACTTCAAACAAGTGATCAAACTGGATTACAAATTTCATCAGATGTCAATCTAGAATCCGATAAACCAATCTCTGTCATCGTTGAATTTAAGACAAAACCATCCAAGATTGCGACGCTTGAATCACAGCTGCAAGGAGAAAGTCTTACTTCTTCAAGTGCCAATCAACTTGTTGAGGAGTCACATGAAAACTTTCAAAAAGATGCAAGTAAGATATTAAAACAAAAGCAATATAAAATTAAGCGTACATACAAAACAGCCTTTAATGGTGTTTCGATGACTCTTCCAGCGAATCAAGTTAAATCATTGTTGAAATCAAATACTGTAAAAGCAGTTTGGAGCGACAGTGAAGTACATATTGATCCGCCTGTAGAAATGAAAGCTAATGCTACCAATGTTTCAAATGATTCCTTAAATATGCCAAGTAGTATGCCATTTTTAGGAATTGATAAACTTCATCAAGAAGGCTTTACAGGTAAAGGAGTTAAAGTAGGAATAATTGATACAGGTATCGATTATAATCATCCTGACTTAAAAGATGCTTATAAAGGCGGCTATGATTTTGTAGACAACGATTCAGATCCAATGGAAACTACTTACGATGATTGGGTGAAGGCGGGGAAACCGGCAGCAAATGGTGGCAATGCTTATTATACGGAACATGGTACCCACGTATCTGGGACAATTGCGGCTAGAGGTGAAAACAATTCACCGAATGCTCTTGTGGGAGTAGCTCCTGATGCAGATTTATATATGTATCGTGCTTTAGGTCCATATGGTTCAGGAACATTAGATGCCATTTTGGCAGGGATCGATAAGGCAGTTCAAGACGGAATGGATGTAATTAATCTTTCGTTAGGAACAAATTATAATGACCCTCTTTTTGTAACAAGCGTTGCAATTAACAATGCAGTGCTTCAAGGTGTAACAGCAGTTGTTGCTGCAGGAAATGCAGGTCCAAATTCATATACAGTCGGTTCTCCAGGAGCAGCGGCCCTTGCTTTAACAGTTGGAGCAAGTGATGTTCGTACAACAGTATTGCAGCCTAAAGGAACACTTCATACTAGTACAGGAGATTTGCCTGCATCTCAGATGGAGATAAACGCAGAGAATTTTGACAATCCTATTGCTGATTTTAAAGGCCAAACTTTACAAATTGTTGATGTAGATAAAGGGCTAGAAGCAAATTATGCAGGCAAAAATGTAGCCGGAAAGATTGTTATGACAGACATTTATTATGCAAATGTGAGTACGAAAATAGCGACTGCAAAAAAATACGGTGCAAAAGCGGTTATTCTTTATGATCCTGATCAAACCTCTGCTTCTATAGGTTCATTAGGTAAAAATCCTAATTATCTGCCTACCTTTTTCATACCTAAACAGGAAGGAAATGCAATTAATAATCAATTAAAACAAAATGGAGAAGCATCATTTACTTTTGATGATGTTAAGGAAGTGGTTTCATCAGATGGAGATCATTTAGCATCTTTCAGCTCAAAAGGTCCCACAAAAGTAACGTATGATATTAAACCGGAAATTACAGCACCGGGTGTACAAATCCTTTCTACAGTACCATCGTATGTTAATGGCCCAAATTATATTGGAAACTATAATTACGCATACCAACAGTTATCAGGAACATCAATGGCAACACCACATGTTTCAGGTATTGCTGCTTTATTACTTCAAAAAAATCCGAATTACACACCGGCTGATATTAAAACAATTTTAATGAATACAGCAGATCCATTAAAAGATCCATACAGTGTTTATGAAGTTGGGTCTGGTCGAGTAGATCCTTATGAAGCAATTCATTCTGATGTTGAAGTTCAAGTTTCTGATGAAACTCCAATGATTCGAAACGGTAAGGAAAAGCAAATTAAAGAAAAGACAGGTGCAATTAGCTTTGGAACAATGGCACCTAGTGGACAAAATGTAGGAGATAAGAGGACTCTTACAATCTATAACAATAGCAAACAGGCTAAAACATTTAACGTAAAAGTAGAGTTTCAAAAGGATCGATTAGGCTCTAACGACGCAGATGCAAATGGAGTTGGAATTGTAACGGATAAAACGATTAAAGTAAATGCAGCTTCCAAAAAGCAATCTGTCGTTTCTATTTTTATTCCGAAAAGCGCTTCACTAGGTACTTATGAAGGGTATATTACTTACACGAATCAATCTAATCCAGATGAGGTCTATCAAGTACCATTCGCAGTTCGAACAGTTGAAAAAGGAATTTACGGGATGGTTGTTTCACCGAATGTCTTTACAACGGAAACTGATAGTTTTCATTTAGCACAAGTTAATAATGCTAGCCTTATGTTTGAATTTAAATCTCATATGAGATATGTCGATTTAGTTTTAGAGGATGTAAAAACAAATAAAGAAATAGGGTATGTTGGTCAAATTGACGGTATCCCTTTAATGGATAATGTGACTTATTACTTACAAAGAGCATTTGATGGATCGTACTACCCGATTGCTGGTGACGAGAAAAATCCAATTGCCGATGAAAAAGTAATGGCACCTCAAGGAGCATATAAAATCAAGTTAATCGCAACGGAAGATGACGGAACAACTTACGTAACTGAAAGTCCGGTCTATATCGATAATGAGAAGCCAACTGTCAAATTGGATAAGCCAGATGGAGTTTACGAATATGAACCTGGCCAGCAGACAGTCCAGTTAAAAGGGTCAGTAATTGATGGGGAGTATGCTGACATGTTTGCGAATGGGATCAATCTTACTCAATCATCTAACCGGTTGATGTACGGCTACAATGGGGGGATATATAAGCCTATGCCAGTATCCGAAGATGGGTCTTTCTCGTTCGATGTTCCAATGATTGAATCCAACCCTCTTTTAATGGTTCAAATGTATGGACTAGATGCAGCAACAAATAAGGATTTCCGTAGCGTTAAACAATTCTTCTTTACGAAAAAAGGAACACCATATGCAATATCAAAACCGGAAAAACAAGATGTCAAAATGGGTGAGACGTTTAAATATACATTGTCTCTAAATAATGTAAAGGATCTCCATAAAGCCGAGTTTGCTTTTAAATATTTAATGACCTATTTTGATCTAATTGATGTAAAGCCAAATCCAGAAGCAAGTAAGTATGGGGTGGTTAATATTAATCAAGAATTTACAGTAACAGGTTCACAAAGAAACATGAAAATCACTGCAACCTTACCTGAACAGGCTAAGGTGTCGGGGAATATTCCATTAGTGGATATTACGTTAAAAGTTCGAGATGACAAATTCATCAAAGAACCTACTGCACTTGTTAGTACAAATACAAACTATACTGATACAGCAAATAATGTAGTACAAGTAAAGTCTGCAGATTTTTATGTTTCGATGATTCCAACCTACTCTGAAACGTTTGGTGATGTATTAGCAGAAGGTTTAATGAGAAATGGCGCTGCGTACTTTGGAATTGATCATACTACAGTTGGTGGAACAATTAAAGCAGTTGACGTGAATGGAATCGCTTATAATGGCGTCATTTCAAAACAGCCATCTTTTACTTTATCAAAACTACCAATTATGAATAAGCCATTAACATTTGTAATGGATATTCCTGGACATTTTACAGTAAGAAAACCTTTTATAATTAGTGATAACGATAATGGTAGTTTAATAGGGCAACGCATGAAGCTTAACTATAATCCCGCTATTGCTGGAGATGTAAATAAAGATGATGCGATCGATGTTCTTGATGCGCTTTACATCCAAACTTATTGGGGTACAAGTAAGCGTGAAGCAGATATTAACTTTGATGGGAAAGTGGATGCGACAGATATGGGATTTGTAAAGAAAAATTATTTAATGCAAAATCCGACAGCTACAAATACTCCTAAACCTAAAAAGACATATAAAGGTCAAACATTAGAGAGTGTACTAGAATCACTTAACATTCAGTAA